One window of the Natronomonas marina genome contains the following:
- a CDS encoding MFS transporter: MVDRRLRRLWTVPERRRWLAFAALAAAYALVSVYRLSTAVLADELTRAFSVTGTQLGTLHAAFFYVYAAMQLPAGVFADRLGARRTVAVGTVVMSAGGLAFAAADSYLAAFAGRAIVGLGGSVLFIAILRFCANWYRPGEFGRMSGLTVAVAGLGGVVATTPLAVAVDAIGWRRTITALSAVGVVLAATAFVLARDSPTDAGLAPVGGVETPGAPSLADVLRNARDVLAEPETWLGGVVLFAGTGVNITVFGLWGIPYLVQMYDVSATVASTFTLLGSAGILVGPPAVGTVSDRLGSRTGLVVAGMSLYTAAFAVLAVAGRPPLFVVGGVFFAGGALSGSYVLTYAVVKERHATAASGVSTGTVNTMAFGGAAVLPTLMGLALDAYWTGETIGGARVYTEFGYRVAFGLAALTGLVAVLAAVGLHRRATRGGPDASP, from the coding sequence GTGGTCGACCGACGCCTCCGGCGCCTCTGGACCGTCCCGGAACGACGGCGCTGGCTCGCCTTCGCCGCACTCGCGGCGGCGTACGCGCTCGTGTCGGTCTACCGGCTCTCGACGGCCGTCCTGGCCGACGAACTGACCCGCGCCTTCTCGGTGACGGGGACACAGCTCGGGACCCTGCACGCCGCCTTCTTCTACGTCTACGCGGCGATGCAGCTTCCGGCGGGCGTCTTCGCCGACCGGCTCGGCGCTCGCCGGACCGTCGCCGTCGGGACGGTCGTGATGTCCGCCGGCGGGCTGGCATTCGCGGCCGCCGACTCCTATCTCGCCGCCTTCGCCGGCCGCGCGATCGTGGGACTCGGCGGAAGCGTCCTCTTCATCGCGATCCTCCGGTTCTGTGCCAACTGGTATCGGCCGGGGGAGTTCGGCCGCATGAGCGGACTCACCGTCGCGGTCGCGGGCCTCGGCGGTGTGGTGGCGACGACGCCGCTCGCCGTCGCCGTCGACGCGATCGGGTGGCGACGGACGATAACGGCGCTGTCGGCGGTCGGCGTCGTCCTCGCCGCGACCGCCTTCGTCCTCGCCCGCGACTCGCCCACCGACGCCGGACTCGCCCCCGTCGGCGGCGTCGAGACACCCGGGGCGCCTTCGCTGGCCGACGTGCTCCGGAACGCCAGGGACGTCCTCGCCGAACCCGAGACGTGGCTCGGTGGCGTGGTGCTCTTCGCCGGCACCGGCGTCAACATCACCGTCTTCGGCCTGTGGGGCATCCCGTATCTGGTCCAGATGTACGACGTCTCGGCGACCGTCGCCTCGACGTTCACCCTGCTTGGGAGCGCGGGGATTTTGGTCGGGCCGCCGGCCGTCGGGACCGTCTCCGACCGCCTCGGCTCCCGGACCGGGCTCGTCGTCGCCGGGATGTCGCTGTACACCGCCGCCTTCGCCGTCCTCGCCGTCGCCGGTCGGCCCCCGCTGTTCGTCGTCGGTGGTGTCTTCTTCGCGGGGGGTGCGCTGTCGGGGTCGTACGTGCTCACCTACGCCGTCGTCAAGGAGCGGCACGCGACGGCCGCCTCGGGTGTCTCGACCGGCACGGTCAACACCATGGCGTTCGGCGGTGCCGCGGTCCTGCCGACCCTGATGGGGCTCGCGCTCGACGCCTACTGGACGGGAGAGACCATCGGCGGGGCACGCGTCTACACCGAGTTCGGCTACCGGGTCGCCTTCGGACTGGCCGCGCTGACCGGTCTCGTCGCGGTCCTCGCCGCCGTCGGCCTCCACCGTCGAGCGACCCGGGGCGGTCCCGACGCGTCACCCTGA
- the mdh gene encoding malate dehydrogenase, with amino-acid sequence MTKVSVIGAAGTVGAAAGYNIALRDIADELVFVDIPDQRETTVGQAADTNHGIAYDSNTTVRQGEYEDTAGSDVVVITAGIPRQPGQTRIDLAGDNAPIMEDIGSSLDEYNDDYVSITTSNPVDLLNRHLYESGDRDRQKVIGFGGRLDSARFRYVLSERFDAPVRNVEATILGEHGDAQVPVFSKVRVDGTDPEFSADEREEILEDLQQSAMDVIERKGATQWGPATGVAHMVEAVLRDTGEVLPGSLVLDGEYGYEDTAFGVPVRLGSDGIEEVVEWELDDYETELMDDAAEKLSDQYDEIA; translated from the coding sequence ATGACAAAGGTTAGCGTCATCGGCGCGGCCGGCACCGTCGGCGCCGCCGCGGGGTACAACATCGCACTCAGGGACATCGCGGACGAACTGGTCTTCGTCGACATCCCCGACCAGCGGGAGACGACCGTCGGCCAGGCGGCCGACACCAACCACGGCATCGCCTACGACTCCAACACCACCGTCCGGCAGGGCGAGTACGAGGATACCGCCGGCTCCGACGTCGTCGTCATCACCGCCGGCATCCCCCGTCAGCCGGGACAGACCCGCATCGACCTGGCGGGCGACAACGCGCCCATCATGGAGGACATCGGCTCGTCGCTCGACGAGTACAACGACGACTACGTCTCCATCACCACCTCGAACCCGGTCGACCTGCTGAACCGGCACCTCTACGAATCCGGCGACCGCGACCGGCAGAAGGTCATCGGCTTCGGCGGCCGACTCGACTCGGCGCGGTTCCGGTACGTCCTCTCCGAGCGGTTCGACGCGCCCGTCCGGAACGTCGAGGCGACCATCCTCGGCGAGCACGGCGACGCCCAGGTCCCCGTCTTCTCGAAGGTGCGCGTCGACGGCACCGACCCCGAGTTCTCCGCCGACGAGCGCGAAGAGATCCTCGAGGACCTCCAGCAGTCCGCGATGGACGTCATCGAGCGGAAGGGCGCCACCCAGTGGGGCCCGGCCACCGGCGTCGCCCACATGGTCGAGGCCGTCCTCCGGGACACCGGCGAGGTGCTGCCCGGGTCGCTGGTGCTCGACGGCGAGTACGGCTACGAGGACACCGCCTTCGGCGTGCCCGTCAGGCTCGGTTCCGACGGCATCGAGGAGGTCGTCGAGTGGGAACTGGACGACTACGAGACCGAGCTGATGGACGACGCCGCCGAGAAGCTCTCCGACCAGTACGACGAGATCGCCTAG
- a CDS encoding ferredoxin, whose amino-acid sequence MKVRFDRDTCIGMFQCTAEWDAFEKDTDAGKADLDGSEEVEPDVFEREVPEGAELDAKFAARSCPVDAIEIYDEDGEQLV is encoded by the coding sequence ATGAAGGTCAGATTCGACCGCGACACCTGCATCGGGATGTTCCAGTGTACCGCCGAGTGGGACGCCTTCGAGAAGGACACCGACGCCGGCAAGGCCGACCTCGACGGAAGCGAGGAGGTCGAACCGGACGTCTTCGAGCGGGAGGTCCCCGAGGGCGCGGAACTCGACGCGAAGTTCGCCGCCCGCTCGTGCCCCGTCGACGCCATCGAAATCTACGACGAGGACGGCGAGCAACTCGTCTGA
- a CDS encoding penicillin acylase family protein has product MNRDVTRRALLGAIVGAGAGGTALSSAGDLLDSFAPPSGRAWRDTRGEVPGTVASPHGEATVTYDEYGVPHVEADTEPAAYFAVGYVQAADRLFEMDLVRRLMDGRLAAAVGERAVESDRFHAKMDFRGAAEASMEALSGTRTEALTEAFTDGVNAYMDAGPDPLEFALAGYDSREWEPLDSLLVGTQISWGLTGSFRALRREVLRERLSADDYRRLYGRPFEHGAPILREGTAGTVSGTGDRAASRSRRRVDPATAEWLSAHEPPPRWGSNHWAVGGEHTESGSPILAYDPHLSLMAPPVWYEQRITVADADVDVRGATFPGIPFVIVGENDHGAWGFTNVGADVVDHYTYETDGDQYRYRGEWREFDAETRTIEVAGGEDREVEVKKTVHGAFLDREIDGETHHVGVAWTGMSSTRESAAIYEFSKTTNVDEYREALRKMEVPTQNALYVDDEEVYYQVTGRIPIRRVDGEVVDGDRVFDGSAGEAEWSGFEPFGQSDWDAGGFVPFEDKPGVRDPDYVGTANQRVVDDPTYPIGQEYASGFRGLRIYERLDRRIESGDPVDTEFMRSLQNDTLDDRARRLVPAILDARDRVDDGADPWLDALADWDYRMERDSAAALFFDRFYEQFREATWGDDFEDLGLDDGWWPQEWTLVTLPADDPFFDGDRAGVIAEAAAAAVEEIDSEGWEVYGDRHRTEIDHPFGGQVSALNYPRYPTDGTAFTVFNVHDGAGAGSSWRQISPMDGPSLSVVPGGQSGSYFSEHYDDQLRMWADGEYKSMAFETPDDGRTVEFREGEE; this is encoded by the coding sequence ATGAACCGCGACGTAACCCGCCGGGCCCTCCTCGGTGCCATCGTCGGGGCCGGCGCCGGCGGCACCGCCCTCTCGTCCGCCGGCGACCTGCTCGATTCGTTCGCACCGCCGAGCGGCCGCGCCTGGCGCGACACCCGCGGCGAGGTCCCCGGAACCGTCGCCAGTCCCCACGGCGAGGCGACGGTCACCTACGACGAGTACGGCGTCCCGCACGTCGAGGCCGACACCGAACCGGCGGCGTACTTCGCCGTCGGCTACGTCCAGGCGGCCGACCGGCTCTTCGAGATGGACCTCGTCCGGCGGCTGATGGACGGTCGGCTCGCGGCGGCGGTCGGCGAGCGTGCCGTCGAGTCGGACCGCTTTCACGCCAAGATGGACTTCCGGGGGGCCGCCGAGGCCTCGATGGAGGCCCTTTCGGGCACCCGGACGGAGGCGCTCACCGAGGCGTTCACCGACGGCGTCAACGCCTACATGGATGCGGGTCCCGACCCGCTGGAGTTCGCGCTGGCCGGCTACGACTCCCGCGAGTGGGAACCCCTCGACAGCCTGCTCGTCGGGACGCAGATCTCCTGGGGGCTGACGGGTAGCTTCCGGGCGCTGCGGCGCGAGGTGCTCAGAGAGCGGTTGAGTGCCGACGACTACCGCCGGCTCTACGGACGACCCTTCGAGCACGGCGCACCGATACTCCGGGAGGGGACGGCGGGAACGGTCAGCGGGACCGGCGACCGGGCGGCGAGTCGGTCGCGCCGGCGCGTCGACCCCGCGACGGCCGAGTGGCTGTCGGCCCACGAACCGCCGCCGCGGTGGGGGTCGAACCACTGGGCCGTCGGCGGCGAACACACCGAGAGCGGGTCGCCCATCCTGGCGTACGACCCCCACCTGTCGCTGATGGCGCCGCCGGTGTGGTACGAACAGCGGATCACCGTCGCGGACGCCGACGTCGACGTTCGCGGCGCGACGTTCCCCGGCATCCCGTTCGTCATCGTCGGCGAGAACGACCACGGCGCCTGGGGATTCACCAACGTCGGCGCCGACGTCGTCGACCACTACACCTACGAGACCGACGGCGATCAGTACCGCTACCGCGGCGAGTGGCGCGAGTTCGACGCCGAGACGCGGACCATCGAGGTCGCCGGCGGCGAGGACCGCGAGGTCGAGGTCAAAAAGACCGTCCACGGCGCCTTCCTCGACCGCGAGATAGACGGCGAGACCCACCACGTCGGCGTCGCCTGGACCGGCATGTCAAGCACCCGCGAGTCGGCGGCCATCTACGAGTTCTCGAAGACGACGAACGTCGACGAGTACCGCGAGGCGCTCCGGAAGATGGAGGTCCCGACCCAGAACGCGCTGTACGTCGACGACGAGGAGGTGTACTACCAGGTGACGGGCCGCATCCCGATCCGCCGGGTCGACGGCGAAGTCGTCGACGGCGACCGCGTCTTCGACGGGTCGGCCGGCGAAGCCGAGTGGAGCGGCTTCGAGCCGTTCGGGCAGAGCGACTGGGACGCCGGCGGCTTCGTCCCCTTCGAGGACAAGCCCGGCGTCCGCGACCCCGACTACGTCGGGACGGCCAACCAGCGGGTCGTCGACGACCCGACCTACCCCATCGGCCAGGAGTACGCCTCCGGCTTCCGGGGACTGCGCATCTACGAGCGACTGGACCGCCGCATCGAGAGCGGCGACCCCGTCGACACCGAGTTCATGCGGTCGCTCCAGAACGACACCCTCGACGACCGCGCGCGGCGACTGGTGCCGGCGATACTGGACGCCCGCGACCGCGTGGACGACGGCGCCGACCCGTGGCTGGACGCGCTGGCCGACTGGGACTACCGGATGGAACGCGACTCGGCGGCCGCGCTCTTCTTCGACCGCTTCTACGAGCAGTTCCGGGAGGCGACGTGGGGCGACGACTTCGAGGACCTCGGTCTCGACGACGGCTGGTGGCCCCAGGAGTGGACGCTCGTGACCCTGCCGGCCGACGACCCGTTCTTCGACGGCGACCGCGCCGGCGTCATCGCGGAGGCGGCCGCCGCCGCCGTCGAGGAGATAGATTCCGAGGGCTGGGAGGTCTACGGCGACCGCCACCGGACCGAGATCGACCACCCCTTCGGCGGCCAGGTGTCCGCGCTGAATTACCCGCGATACCCGACCGACGGCACCGCATTCACCGTGTTCAACGTCCACGACGGCGCGGGGGCGGGCAGTAGCTGGCGACAGATCTCGCCGATGGACGGGCCGTCGCTGTCGGTCGTCCCCGGCGGCCAGAGCGGGTCGTACTTCTCGGAGCACTACGACGACCAGCTCCGGATGTGGGCCGACGGCGAGTACAAGTCGATGGCCTTCGAGACGCCCGACGACGGCCGAACGGTCGAGTTCCGGGAGGGCGAGGAATGA
- a CDS encoding DUF547 domain-containing protein: MADSAVDERDAAEASPTTVAADLLVATRTGDDPDPHLAALAGYDHDDLAPVRTDRRTALAFWTNLYNAGTQLLLERRPGLYESPLRGLRFFRADAVTVAGRGLGLDAIEQGILRGGRSKYGLGYLPRVPWPFERRYRIDCDPRIHFALNCGAESCPAIRAYEPARVDDQLDLATETYLDAGVEYDPEAGVARVPRLFLWYRGDFGGASGIRAFLREYGAVPGDADPTLRYDSWSWERAKGKFA, encoded by the coding sequence ATGGCAGATTCCGCCGTCGACGAACGCGACGCCGCGGAGGCGTCGCCGACGACGGTCGCGGCCGACCTGCTCGTCGCAACCAGAACCGGCGACGACCCCGACCCACACCTCGCGGCGCTGGCCGGCTACGATCACGACGACCTGGCGCCGGTCCGGACCGACCGGCGGACGGCGCTCGCCTTCTGGACGAACCTCTACAACGCCGGGACGCAACTCCTCCTGGAGCGCCGACCGGGCCTGTACGAGAGCCCGCTCCGTGGCCTGCGGTTCTTCCGGGCCGACGCCGTCACCGTCGCCGGCCGGGGACTGGGACTGGACGCTATCGAGCAGGGCATCCTCCGGGGCGGCCGCTCGAAGTACGGTCTCGGCTACCTGCCGCGGGTCCCGTGGCCCTTCGAGCGTCGCTACCGGATCGACTGCGACCCGCGCATCCATTTCGCGCTGAACTGCGGGGCCGAGAGCTGTCCGGCGATTCGTGCCTACGAACCCGCGCGGGTCGACGACCAACTGGATCTGGCGACGGAGACGTACCTCGACGCCGGCGTCGAGTACGACCCCGAGGCCGGCGTCGCGCGCGTCCCCCGACTCTTCCTGTGGTACCGGGGCGACTTCGGCGGGGCGAGCGGCATCCGGGCGTTCCTCCGGGAGTACGGGGCGGTGCCGGGCGACGCCGACCCGACCCTTCGGTACGATTCGTGGAGCTGGGAGCGGGCGAAGGGGAAGTTCGCGTAG